The following proteins are encoded in a genomic region of Coleofasciculus sp. FACHB-T130:
- a CDS encoding 3'-5' exonuclease, whose product MNHNPLAVPQQRLHTPDQVLIVDTETTHLEVNAGQVIEIGAILYSVKHQTTIEQFSIILPAQSNPAEHINRIKPAPLMEMTAEQADRGVRMLVEMAKMAQVIVAHNAEFDKKWFGLSKNGKSTLPTLLNFKGEPLPWVCTCNDFKWPRQTRSGQSLLELAAAHDIGVFGTHRALTDCQLIAALFDRMENLQAMFEKALRPKALFKALVTYDNRQQAKQAGFRWISERKSWERRMAVDDSKELPFSVTQIALCH is encoded by the coding sequence GTACCTCAGCAACGGCTTCACACGCCCGATCAGGTTTTAATCGTCGATACAGAGACAACACATCTGGAAGTAAACGCGGGCCAGGTGATAGAAATTGGAGCAATCCTTTATTCGGTGAAGCACCAAACCACCATCGAGCAATTTTCAATAATTTTGCCTGCACAGAGTAATCCGGCAGAGCATATAAACCGAATTAAACCAGCACCGCTAATGGAAATGACAGCAGAACAAGCTGATCGGGGAGTGCGGATGCTCGTTGAGATGGCAAAAATGGCGCAAGTTATTGTGGCGCACAATGCCGAGTTTGATAAGAAGTGGTTTGGTCTCTCAAAAAATGGGAAAAGCACATTACCTACTTTATTGAACTTTAAAGGGGAACCGCTTCCTTGGGTATGTACTTGTAACGATTTCAAATGGCCTCGTCAAACCCGTTCCGGTCAATCTTTGCTCGAATTGGCAGCAGCTCATGACATTGGAGTTTTTGGAACGCATAGGGCACTAACTGATTGCCAGTTAATCGCAGCTCTTTTTGATCGCATGGAAAACTTGCAAGCTATGTTTGAGAAAGCTTTAAGACCCAAAGCTCTTTTTAAAGCTCTTGTAACCTATGACAATCGTCAACAGGCAAAACAGGCGGGTTTCAGGTGGATTTCTGAGCGAAAGAGCTGGGAACGAAGAATGGCTGTGGATGATAGCAAAGAACTTCCTTTCTCTGTCACGCAAATAGCACTCTGTCACTAA